The Clostridia bacterium genome includes a region encoding these proteins:
- the trkA gene encoding Trk system potassium transporter TrkA: MRIIIVGCGKIGTAIISSLVAEGHDVVAVDMDPAVTENIGNIYDVISVCGNGTDFETLTEAGVEKAELFVSVTGADETNMLSCFFAQRMGAKHTIARIRNPEYNDKSMIFVRQHLGLAASINPDWLAAQEIFRILKLPAAVNVETFSGGNLEMVEMKLKAGSPLDGVALHDLRRKFPAKFLICAVQREGKVYIPDGSFVLQSGDRIGLTAPPAEIIKLLKMMDVVSRQTRSSLILGASRISFYLAKRLLSGGSNVTVIDKDEKRCREFSSKLPAATMIVGDGAEQELLIEEGIDRVDAFLALTGMDEENILISIFAGSRNVPKVISKVNRDELYAMAQNLGLDSVISPKRIVSDIVSRYARALQNSLGSNVETLYKLMDGSVEAIEFKVGADFRGVKTALKDLKLKPGILIAGIIKGRKAMIPTGDDMILSGDRVVVIVSGKKLFDLSDILA; this comes from the coding sequence TTGAGAATTATCATCGTCGGCTGCGGCAAGATCGGCACGGCTATCATTTCCAGTCTCGTCGCCGAAGGACACGACGTCGTCGCTGTCGATATGGATCCAGCCGTCACCGAAAACATCGGCAATATATACGACGTTATTTCCGTCTGCGGAAACGGCACGGACTTCGAGACTCTTACCGAAGCCGGCGTTGAGAAGGCGGAGCTTTTCGTTTCCGTTACGGGCGCAGACGAAACGAATATGCTCAGCTGCTTTTTCGCCCAGCGCATGGGCGCAAAGCACACCATTGCGCGTATCCGCAACCCCGAATACAATGACAAGAGCATGATCTTCGTCCGCCAGCACCTCGGCCTCGCCGCATCGATCAACCCCGACTGGCTCGCCGCGCAGGAAATATTCAGAATACTCAAGCTCCCCGCGGCGGTCAACGTCGAGACCTTCTCCGGCGGCAACCTCGAAATGGTCGAGATGAAACTGAAGGCGGGCTCCCCTCTCGACGGTGTTGCACTCCATGACCTGCGCCGCAAGTTCCCGGCGAAGTTCCTTATCTGCGCCGTCCAGCGCGAAGGCAAGGTCTATATCCCCGACGGCAGCTTCGTTCTGCAGAGCGGCGACAGGATCGGCCTCACCGCGCCGCCCGCCGAAATAATCAAGCTTTTGAAGATGATGGACGTCGTCAGCCGCCAGACGCGAAGCAGTCTTATACTCGGCGCGAGCCGAATCTCTTTCTACCTCGCTAAGCGTCTGCTCTCCGGCGGAAGCAACGTCACGGTCATAGACAAGGACGAAAAACGCTGCCGCGAATTTTCCTCAAAGCTGCCGGCCGCTACGATGATCGTCGGCGACGGCGCCGAGCAGGAGCTTCTCATCGAAGAAGGCATCGACCGCGTCGACGCGTTCCTCGCGCTGACCGGCATGGACGAAGAGAACATACTCATCTCCATTTTCGCCGGCTCGCGCAACGTGCCGAAGGTCATTTCCAAAGTCAACCGCGACGAGCTTTACGCTATGGCGCAGAACCTCGGGCTCGACAGCGTCATCTCGCCTAAACGCATCGTTTCGGATATAGTTTCGCGCTACGCCCGTGCGCTGCAAAACTCCCTCGGCAGCAACGTCGAGACGCTTTACAAACTGATGGACGGCAGCGTCGAGGCGATCGAGTTCAAGGTCGGCGCCGATTTCAGGGGCGTCAAAACCGCGCTCAAGGATCTTAAGCTGAAACCCGGCATCCTCATCGCCGGAATAATTAAAGGACGCAAGGCGATGATCCCCACCGGCGACGATATGATCCTTTCCGGCGACAGAGTCGTAGTTATCGTTTCCGGCAAGAAGCTTTTCGACCTTTCGGACATCCTCGCGTAA